Proteins from a genomic interval of Vicinamibacterales bacterium:
- a CDS encoding Rieske (2Fe-2S) protein, which translates to MSSQDAHLQQRESPRRTFLDTLLGLGFASTFMSILYPVWRYVIPPANAEPATDSVVAGKVSEFRPNTGAVLKFGTKPAILVRTSDGQFKAFNAVCTHLECTVQYKSETSQIWCACHNGLYDLSGNVISGPPPRPLEVFKVNLRGEPGQEDVVISRT; encoded by the coding sequence ATGTCGTCTCAGGACGCGCATCTCCAACAGCGAGAGTCGCCGCGACGCACTTTCCTAGACACGCTCCTCGGCCTCGGCTTCGCCTCGACCTTCATGTCGATCCTTTATCCCGTCTGGCGCTACGTCATTCCGCCGGCGAACGCGGAACCGGCCACCGACAGTGTGGTCGCCGGCAAGGTGTCGGAGTTCAGGCCCAACACCGGCGCCGTCCTGAAGTTCGGCACCAAGCCCGCGATCCTGGTGCGCACCAGTGACGGGCAGTTCAAGGCCTTCAACGCCGTCTGCACCCACCTCGAATGCACGGTTCAGTACAAATCCGAGACGTCGCAAATCTGGTGCGCGTGCCACAACGGCCTCTACGACCTCTCGGGCAACGTGATCTCGGGGCCGCCGCCGCGCCCGCTGGAAGTTTTCAAGGTCAACCTGCGCGGCGAGCCCGGGCAGGAAGACGTCGTCATTTCGCGGACCTAG
- a CDS encoding class I SAM-dependent methyltransferase — translation MNDLDASPWSTPATVAGFATAAPNLTLIDYAAAQLGRTHSAHLLDIGCGAGRNAVPLARMGWHVAGTDLSRPMLQAAAAREGGHRLRLVNAPMHALPIRGASMDFIVAHGIWNLARSGGEFRQAVNEAARVAKPGTALFVFTFSRHTLPDAVEPMAGEPFVFTQFSGAPQCFLTEPQLLAELQAAGFRPDPTLPLRELNRPGPGLRTTGAPVIYEGGFRFS, via the coding sequence GTGAATGACCTCGACGCGTCACCGTGGAGCACGCCGGCCACGGTGGCGGGTTTCGCGACCGCGGCCCCCAATCTCACCTTGATTGACTACGCGGCCGCGCAACTGGGCCGCACCCATTCCGCTCACTTGCTCGACATTGGCTGCGGCGCCGGCCGTAATGCCGTGCCGCTCGCCCGCATGGGGTGGCACGTCGCCGGCACCGACCTGTCGCGGCCCATGCTGCAGGCGGCCGCCGCCCGCGAGGGCGGCCACCGCCTTCGCCTGGTGAACGCGCCCATGCACGCGCTGCCCATCCGCGGCGCGTCCATGGACTTCATCGTCGCGCATGGCATCTGGAACCTCGCCCGCTCCGGCGGCGAGTTCCGGCAGGCGGTGAACGAAGCCGCGCGCGTGGCGAAGCCGGGCACGGCGCTGTTCGTCTTCACGTTCTCACGACACACGCTGCCGGACGCCGTCGAACCGATGGCCGGCGAACCGTTCGTCTTCACGCAGTTCTCGGGCGCGCCGCAGTGCTTCCTGACCGAGCCGCAACTGCTCGCGGAACTGCAGGCCGCGGGATTCAGGCCGGACCCCACGCTCCCCTTGCGCGAGCTCAATCGCCCCGGGCCGGGCCTGCGCACCACCGGGGCCCCGGTCATCTACGAGGGCGGCTTCCGTTTTTCATGA
- a CDS encoding universal stress protein, whose protein sequence is MDTPSRLQIGRVLCPVDFSEHSEHALKHAAAVARWYGAQLRALHVFAIAPPVTMLPPLASPPPVFALTPGDRKQVLNHMRQLVTRAGGRDDVELLVQEAPNVANEILDHALGWNADLLVLGNHGFSGVTRLVLGSVAEKVLRLSKCPVLLVPHGAERPAPPGDVEFDRILCAVDFSESSHHALALALSMGAEAGAHVTVLNAIEMPPELRETPISYDFSVEAVRAKAESAQLQRLEGLIPNAVRDYCTVEMSVVEGKASREILRMAAAQKSDLIVMGVQGRRALDIAVFGSNAQEVVRHATCPVLIVRARKP, encoded by the coding sequence GTGGACACACCAAGCAGGCTCCAGATCGGGCGCGTCTTGTGCCCGGTAGACTTTTCGGAACATTCAGAGCACGCGCTGAAGCACGCCGCCGCCGTGGCCCGCTGGTACGGCGCGCAACTGCGGGCGCTGCACGTCTTTGCCATCGCGCCACCGGTAACGATGTTGCCGCCGCTGGCGAGCCCGCCACCGGTTTTTGCCCTCACGCCAGGCGACCGCAAGCAAGTCCTCAATCACATGCGGCAGCTGGTCACGCGGGCCGGCGGCCGCGACGACGTGGAGCTGCTGGTCCAGGAGGCGCCCAATGTCGCCAACGAGATTCTCGATCACGCACTGGGGTGGAACGCCGACCTCCTGGTGCTCGGCAACCACGGCTTCTCGGGCGTCACCAGGCTGGTCCTGGGATCGGTCGCCGAAAAGGTGTTGCGGCTGTCGAAATGCCCGGTGCTGTTGGTGCCGCACGGCGCGGAGCGGCCGGCGCCTCCGGGCGACGTCGAGTTCGATCGCATCCTGTGCGCGGTGGACTTCTCCGAGAGTTCACACCATGCCCTGGCCCTGGCGCTGTCGATGGGCGCCGAAGCCGGCGCCCACGTCACCGTGCTGAACGCCATCGAGATGCCGCCGGAGCTGCGCGAAACGCCGATCTCATACGATTTCAGCGTCGAGGCGGTGCGCGCCAAAGCCGAGTCCGCGCAGTTGCAGCGCCTCGAGGGGCTCATCCCCAACGCGGTCCGCGACTACTGCACCGTGGAAATGTCGGTGGTCGAGGGCAAGGCCTCCCGCGAGATCCTGCGGATGGCCGCGGCGCAAAAGAGCGATTTGATCGTGATGGGCGTGCAGGGCCGCCGCGCCCTGGACATTGCTGTATTCGGATCGAACGCGCAGGAAGTGGTGCGCCACGCCACCTGCCCCGTGCTGATCGTCCGTGCGCGCAAGCCGTAG
- the nrfD gene encoding NrfD/PsrC family molybdoenzyme membrane anchor subunit — protein sequence MTPEATAHLSELLAQVTGFIYPNEIEIHWSILIVVYPYITGLVAGAFILASLENVFNVEEVRPTYRLALLTAFSFMMVAPLPLLLHLGHPERFYEILLAPNLTSAMAMFGFVYGWYLVGVLLLEVWFEYRRDLILLSRRAPVPMRWFYRAASLFSTDISAAALAFDQKAIRIITIVGIPSAFLLHGYVGFIFGSVKANPWWSSVLIPIVFLMSAIVSGIALVIFLYMILAALRKEQVDMKCLDTITSYLFYAVIVDFTLEALDFTHRLYESEESVRILGSLIRQKLFLSLIVLQILLGMLVPLGLLIVAKWQKLSEDGRKLLYFTAVILIQVGIFSTRWNIVIGGQLFSKSFRGLMEYKMAIMGLEGFLTALLLLVLPFVVLAVLIKLLPTKPLMDEAHTPA from the coding sequence ATGACCCCCGAAGCCACGGCGCACCTGTCGGAGTTGCTGGCCCAGGTCACCGGGTTCATCTATCCCAACGAGATCGAAATCCACTGGTCGATCCTGATCGTGGTGTATCCCTACATCACGGGCCTGGTCGCGGGGGCGTTCATCCTGGCGTCGCTCGAGAATGTCTTCAACGTGGAAGAGGTGCGGCCAACCTATCGGCTGGCCCTGCTCACCGCGTTCAGCTTCATGATGGTGGCGCCGCTGCCCCTCTTGCTGCACCTCGGTCACCCCGAGCGGTTCTACGAGATCCTGCTGGCCCCGAACCTGACCTCGGCGATGGCCATGTTCGGGTTCGTCTACGGGTGGTATCTCGTCGGTGTCCTGCTGCTCGAGGTCTGGTTCGAGTACCGGCGGGACCTCATCCTGCTCTCGCGGCGCGCGCCGGTGCCGATGCGGTGGTTCTACCGGGCGGCGTCGCTGTTCTCGACTGACATCAGCGCGGCAGCGCTGGCGTTCGACCAGAAGGCCATCCGGATCATCACCATCGTCGGCATCCCGTCGGCCTTCCTGCTGCACGGGTACGTGGGCTTCATCTTCGGGTCGGTGAAGGCGAACCCCTGGTGGAGCAGCGTGCTGATCCCGATCGTGTTCCTGATGTCGGCCATCGTCTCCGGGATCGCGCTCGTCATCTTTCTCTACATGATCCTGGCCGCGCTCCGGAAGGAGCAGGTGGACATGAAGTGCCTCGACACCATCACGTCCTACCTCTTCTACGCCGTGATCGTGGACTTCACGCTCGAGGCGCTCGACTTCACCCACCGTCTCTACGAGAGCGAGGAGTCGGTGCGAATCCTTGGCTCGCTCATCAGGCAGAAGCTGTTCCTGAGCCTGATCGTGCTGCAGATCCTGCTCGGCATGCTGGTCCCGCTCGGCCTCCTGATCGTCGCCAAGTGGCAGAAACTCAGCGAGGACGGCCGGAAGCTGCTGTACTTCACGGCGGTCATCCTGATCCAGGTGGGCATCTTCAGCACGCGCTGGAACATCGTGATTGGCGGGCAGCTCTTCTCGAAAAGCTTCCGGGGGCTGATGGAATACAAGATGGCGATCATGGGCCTCGAGGGTTTCCTGACCGCGCTCTTGCTCCTCGTGCTGCCGTTCGTGGTCCTGGCGGTGTTGATCAAGCTGCTGCCCACCAAACCGCTCATGGACGAGGCGCACACGCCCGCGTGA
- a CDS encoding multicopper oxidase family protein, which translates to MTMLILILVCLLMPEMAAAQSLAPAGWDAGLKLNEPADLNPDPRIVEINLTAKLADVEVAPGKLVHAWTYDGGLPGPLIKARVGDRVIVHFKNELKEPTTVHWHGVRVPIEMDGVPDISQPEVKQGETFLYDFVVRDAGLYWYHPHVMSAAQVGFGLYGALLVEDPDDGVGVADQVTIVLSDIGFDAKGVLEPADSGGSAGMVFGREGDYVLVNGRTRPTLKARPGAPQRWRIVNTAKSRFFYLDLEGQPFTVIGVDGGLQEKPVTSDILLVTPGERVDVVVTPKGKAGTPLTLRAMLYNRGYGSVQYRSVEDVMFVEFTTQPPVTAAPVRVSRALPLPKVEGATPVNVVLTLPPMENGKSEFRINGVPFWKAEPFLAKLGETQLWIVKNDSDWDHPFHLHGFFFQVIDDKGQPVRPLALKDTVNIPMKTTMRLLVTFDERPGEWMFHCHILDHADGGLMGTVLVGDGTSSKHVHPKKP; encoded by the coding sequence ATGACGATGCTCATCCTGATACTTGTATGCCTGCTCATGCCCGAAATGGCCGCCGCGCAGTCGCTCGCGCCAGCCGGCTGGGACGCAGGCCTCAAGCTGAACGAACCAGCGGATCTCAATCCCGATCCGCGCATCGTTGAAATCAACCTCACCGCGAAGCTGGCCGACGTCGAGGTGGCGCCCGGCAAGCTGGTGCACGCCTGGACCTATGACGGCGGCCTCCCGGGTCCGCTGATCAAGGCGCGCGTCGGCGATCGGGTGATCGTGCACTTCAAGAACGAACTGAAGGAACCGACGACGGTGCACTGGCACGGCGTGCGCGTGCCCATCGAGATGGACGGCGTGCCCGACATCTCGCAGCCCGAAGTGAAGCAGGGCGAGACGTTCCTCTACGACTTCGTCGTTCGCGATGCCGGTCTCTACTGGTATCACCCGCACGTGATGTCGGCCGCGCAGGTCGGGTTCGGCCTCTACGGCGCGCTGCTCGTCGAAGATCCGGATGACGGCGTCGGCGTGGCCGACCAGGTCACCATCGTGCTGAGCGACATCGGGTTCGACGCCAAGGGTGTGCTCGAGCCCGCCGACAGCGGCGGATCCGCCGGCATGGTGTTCGGCCGCGAGGGCGACTACGTGCTGGTGAACGGCCGCACCCGCCCGACGCTGAAAGCCCGCCCCGGCGCGCCGCAGCGCTGGCGCATCGTCAACACCGCCAAGAGCCGCTTCTTCTATCTGGATCTCGAGGGCCAGCCGTTCACCGTGATCGGCGTGGATGGCGGGCTGCAGGAAAAGCCGGTGACCAGCGACATCCTGCTGGTGACGCCGGGCGAGCGCGTGGACGTGGTCGTGACGCCGAAAGGCAAGGCCGGCACGCCGCTGACGCTACGGGCGATGCTCTACAACCGCGGCTATGGCAGCGTCCAGTACCGCAGCGTTGAAGACGTGATGTTCGTCGAGTTCACGACCCAGCCGCCGGTGACCGCCGCGCCGGTCCGCGTCAGCCGCGCCCTGCCGCTCCCGAAGGTCGAGGGTGCCACCCCGGTGAACGTGGTGCTGACGCTGCCGCCGATGGAGAACGGCAAGTCGGAGTTCCGGATCAACGGCGTGCCGTTCTGGAAGGCCGAGCCGTTCCTGGCGAAGCTCGGCGAGACGCAGCTGTGGATCGTCAAGAACGACAGCGATTGGGATCACCCGTTCCACCTGCACGGCTTCTTCTTCCAGGTGATCGACGACAAGGGCCAGCCGGTTCGTCCGCTGGCGTTGAAGGACACCGTCAACATTCCCATGAAGACGACGATGAGGTTGCTGGTGACGTTTGACGAGCGGCCCGGCGAGTGGATGTTCCACTGCCACATCCTCGATCACGCCGATGGCGGGTTGATGGGCACGGTGCTGGTGGGCGACGGCACCTCGAGCAAGCACGTGCACCCGAAGAAACCCTGA
- a CDS encoding 4Fe-4S dicluster domain-containing protein, producing MNKREFLKSMQGLILFFPAAGVLGALGVDVQAQEAAPAPPGTPDYNPQDHLYGMGIEIDKCIGCNRCVEACKAENDVPQDDFHYRTWVERYVIKKDGEVTVTNISRHSEAAREALPEDADVLRTFFVPKLCNQCVNPPCVQVCPVGATFSTEDGVVLVDANRCIGCSYCIQACPYGARYMNPKTHTADKCTFCYHRVRQGLLPACVEVCPTQARVFGDLRSKASRLVRFARMNKIHVLKPALNTEPKVYYAQLDGEVR from the coding sequence ATGAACAAGCGCGAATTCTTGAAGAGCATGCAGGGCCTCATCCTGTTCTTCCCGGCGGCCGGCGTGCTGGGCGCGCTGGGCGTGGACGTGCAGGCGCAGGAGGCGGCGCCCGCGCCACCGGGCACCCCTGACTACAACCCCCAGGACCACCTCTACGGCATGGGCATCGAGATCGACAAGTGCATCGGCTGCAACCGGTGTGTCGAGGCGTGCAAGGCGGAAAACGACGTGCCGCAGGACGACTTCCACTACCGCACCTGGGTGGAGCGGTACGTGATCAAGAAGGACGGCGAGGTCACGGTGACCAACATCAGCCGCCACAGCGAGGCCGCCAGGGAGGCGTTGCCCGAGGATGCCGACGTGCTGCGGACCTTCTTCGTGCCCAAGCTCTGCAACCAGTGCGTGAATCCCCCGTGCGTGCAGGTCTGCCCGGTCGGCGCCACCTTCTCGACCGAAGACGGGGTGGTGCTCGTCGATGCCAATCGCTGCATCGGCTGCTCGTACTGCATCCAGGCGTGTCCGTACGGCGCGCGGTACATGAACCCGAAGACCCACACCGCGGACAAGTGCACTTTCTGCTACCACCGCGTCCGCCAGGGGTTACTGCCCGCTTGCGTCGAGGTCTGCCCGACCCAGGCGCGCGTCTTCGGCGACCTCAGGAGCAAGGCCAGCCGGCTCGTGCGATTCGCGCGGATGAACAAGATCCACGTCCTCAAGCCGGCGCTCAACACCGAGCCCAAGGTCTACTACGCGCAGCTCGACGGAGAAGTGCGATGA
- a CDS encoding DUF411 domain-containing protein, whose protein sequence is MQHLQAQGFQVEANNVNDSQLRAIGMQAGVTDDLASCHTAKVGGYIIEGHVPAADIQRLLKEKPAIAGLAAPGMPQGAPGMEQGGMKEPYNVIAFTKDGKKYVFAKH, encoded by the coding sequence ATGCAGCATCTCCAGGCGCAAGGCTTCCAGGTGGAAGCCAACAACGTGAACGACTCTCAACTGCGCGCCATCGGCATGCAGGCCGGCGTGACCGACGACCTCGCCTCGTGCCACACCGCGAAAGTGGGCGGCTATATCATTGAAGGCCACGTCCCCGCCGCCGACATCCAGCGGCTCCTGAAAGAGAAGCCGGCCATTGCCGGTCTCGCCGCCCCGGGCATGCCCCAGGGAGCGCCCGGCATGGAACAGGGCGGCATGAAGGAGCCGTACAACGTGATCGCGTTCACGAAAGACGGCAAGAAGTACGTGTTCGCCAAGCACTAG
- a CDS encoding cupin domain-containing protein has translation MTTTGTIPAAEALALADLIAPTERGIASRVLAKNGGGNVTLFAFDQGEGLSEHTTPFDALVIVLDGLLTLTIGGQPVIARPGTIVRMPANVPHAVEAIAAARMLLVMLREPKTGA, from the coding sequence ATGACGACCACTGGAACCATCCCCGCCGCCGAAGCATTGGCGCTCGCGGATCTGATCGCGCCGACCGAGCGCGGCATTGCCAGCCGCGTGCTGGCGAAGAACGGCGGCGGCAACGTCACGCTGTTCGCCTTCGACCAGGGTGAGGGCCTGAGCGAGCACACCACGCCCTTCGACGCGCTGGTGATCGTCCTCGATGGCCTGCTCACGCTCACCATCGGCGGCCAGCCCGTGATCGCCAGACCCGGCACCATCGTCCGCATGCCCGCGAACGTGCCGCACGCGGTGGAGGCCATCGCGGCGGCGCGCATGCTGCTGGTGATGCTGCGGGAGCCAAAGACGGGAGCGTAG
- a CDS encoding cytochrome c3 family protein, protein MTVAKAGGHMTVAKGGRHIVACWLLAALALIAIPGLAAAQPAQVSGCETCHKEHPQPALSSPAKDFSATDVHRDRGFTCVDCHGGNPSETDKVRAKAPATGFKGKPSGQAVIAVCSRCHSDATLMRKYAPKQRVDQATEYATSVHGQQLAKGDTKVATCISCHGAHGIRLVSDAQSPVYAMNVAATCTKCHADPERMKGYTLPDGSALPTDQRAKYEKSVHHAAMVGKNDLSAPTCNDCHGNHGAAPPGVGAVANVCGTCHSVFATKFALSTHSQIFDRGCVECHSNHDITKPTDAMLGTDKTSVCGNCHSDGDNGFNAATSMRAEIEKLKTAIDRSHALVASAENAGMEMGEQSLTLREAANHLTLARTEMHTFDPKKVDTVLQAGLGLTSKVDAEGQTALAEVSFRKTGLSVSLGAILLVVVALALKVRSLKPRE, encoded by the coding sequence ATGACCGTGGCGAAAGCCGGAGGCCACATGACCGTAGCTAAAGGCGGACGCCACATCGTCGCGTGTTGGCTGCTCGCTGCGCTGGCCCTCATCGCGATACCGGGCCTCGCCGCAGCCCAGCCAGCCCAGGTCTCGGGGTGCGAGACCTGCCATAAGGAGCATCCGCAGCCGGCGCTCTCCTCGCCGGCGAAGGACTTCTCGGCCACCGACGTGCACCGCGATCGCGGCTTCACGTGCGTGGATTGCCACGGCGGCAACCCCAGCGAAACCGACAAGGTCCGCGCCAAGGCGCCTGCGACCGGCTTCAAGGGCAAGCCGTCAGGCCAGGCGGTGATTGCCGTGTGCTCGCGCTGCCACAGCGATGCGACGTTGATGCGCAAGTACGCGCCGAAGCAGCGGGTGGACCAGGCCACCGAGTACGCCACGAGCGTGCACGGCCAGCAACTGGCCAAGGGCGATACCAAGGTCGCCACCTGCATCAGCTGCCACGGCGCGCACGGCATCCGCCTGGTCAGCGACGCCCAGTCACCGGTCTATGCGATGAATGTCGCGGCCACCTGCACCAAGTGCCACGCCGACCCGGAGCGCATGAAGGGCTACACGCTGCCGGACGGCTCGGCCCTCCCCACCGACCAGCGCGCGAAGTACGAGAAGAGCGTGCACCACGCGGCGATGGTCGGGAAGAACGACCTCTCGGCGCCCACCTGCAACGACTGCCACGGCAACCACGGCGCGGCGCCCCCGGGCGTGGGCGCGGTCGCCAACGTCTGCGGCACCTGCCACAGCGTGTTTGCCACCAAGTTCGCGCTGAGCACGCATAGCCAGATCTTCGATCGCGGATGCGTGGAGTGCCACAGCAACCACGACATCACCAAGCCGACCGACGCCATGCTCGGCACCGACAAGACGAGCGTCTGCGGCAATTGTCACAGCGACGGCGACAACGGCTTCAACGCCGCCACCAGCATGCGCGCGGAGATCGAGAAGCTGAAGACCGCCATCGATCGCTCGCACGCGCTGGTCGCCTCGGCCGAGAACGCCGGCATGGAGATGGGCGAACAGTCGCTGACGCTGCGGGAAGCCGCCAACCACCTCACGCTCGCCCGCACCGAGATGCACACGTTCGATCCGAAGAAGGTAGACACCGTGCTGCAGGCCGGCCTGGGCCTGACGAGCAAGGTCGATGCCGAAGGCCAGACCGCCCTGGCCGAGGTGTCGTTCCGCAAGACCGGCCTGTCCGTGTCGCTGGGCGCAATCCTGCTGGTCGTGGTGGCGCTCGCCTTGAAGGTCCGGAGCCTCAAGCCGCGCGAGTGA
- a CDS encoding DUF6544 family protein — protein MAGIRLRHVGIGLVVIAAAAAATLVFTMSTWNRATAAKVEELRAAGRARPDAYSPALVEGLPAPVARYFKRALRNRQRFITWAVVTQDAEFLVNDAWRPLRATQHFSAVPPGFVWDARIEMALLMPAHVRDAYVAGHGSMQATMFGAYSLVDQSALPQLDSGALQRYLGEAAWFPTVLLPGEGVTWQAVDDRSALATLTDGSTSVSLTFRFDDQDRIIETSGDRYFEKDGGYQLRPWRVVCSDHVEHEGIMIPQYCEVAWMGDRGPEPYWRGRLASIVYSFD, from the coding sequence GTGGCTGGAATTCGCCTGCGCCACGTCGGCATCGGACTGGTCGTCATCGCGGCGGCGGCGGCGGCCACGCTCGTCTTCACGATGAGCACGTGGAACCGGGCCACGGCCGCCAAAGTCGAAGAGTTGCGGGCGGCGGGCAGGGCACGGCCGGACGCCTACTCGCCGGCGCTCGTTGAAGGCTTGCCGGCGCCGGTCGCACGATACTTCAAGCGCGCGCTGAGGAACCGCCAGAGGTTCATCACCTGGGCGGTGGTGACACAGGACGCGGAGTTCCTTGTGAATGACGCGTGGCGCCCGTTACGCGCCACGCAGCACTTCAGCGCGGTGCCGCCCGGGTTTGTGTGGGACGCGCGCATCGAAATGGCGCTGTTGATGCCCGCCCACGTGCGGGATGCCTACGTCGCCGGCCACGGGTCGATGCAGGCCACCATGTTCGGAGCCTACTCGCTGGTCGATCAATCCGCGCTCCCGCAGCTCGACTCAGGCGCCCTGCAACGCTACCTGGGAGAAGCCGCGTGGTTCCCCACGGTGCTGCTGCCCGGCGAGGGCGTGACGTGGCAGGCGGTGGACGACCGCTCGGCCCTGGCAACGCTGACCGACGGCTCGACCTCCGTGTCACTGACCTTTCGCTTCGACGACCAGGACCGCATCATCGAAACCAGCGGCGATCGGTATTTCGAGAAAGACGGCGGCTACCAGCTCCGGCCCTGGCGCGTGGTCTGTTCGGATCACGTGGAGCACGAGGGCATCATGATTCCGCAATACTGTGAAGTGGCGTGGATGGGCGACAGGGGACCCGAGCCGTACTGGCGCGGGCGCCTCGCCTCGATCGTTTATTCATTCGACTGA
- a CDS encoding YIP1 family protein, which yields MTLFIRRFIGALVLDPVTFEDVESDRKAGGQAALVVLLACIAAGFAAMGSTSISLATFAAGMIAMLGAWVVWAMLITTIGTILLAEPQTSSKPTELLRTMGFAAAPGVFIAFGAMRAAAPFAFVAGSIWMIAATVLAVRQALDYKSLARAVVVCVVAWFVAFGLVALGAVMFTRPVS from the coding sequence ATGACGCTCTTCATCCGGCGGTTCATCGGCGCGCTCGTTTTGGATCCGGTGACATTTGAAGACGTGGAATCGGACCGCAAGGCCGGCGGCCAGGCCGCGCTGGTGGTGCTGCTGGCCTGCATCGCTGCCGGGTTCGCGGCCATGGGCAGCACGTCGATATCGCTGGCGACGTTCGCGGCCGGCATGATCGCCATGCTGGGGGCGTGGGTGGTGTGGGCGATGCTGATCACGACCATCGGCACGATCCTCCTGGCGGAGCCGCAAACCAGCAGCAAGCCGACCGAGTTGTTGCGAACCATGGGGTTTGCCGCCGCACCGGGCGTGTTCATCGCCTTCGGCGCGATGCGCGCCGCCGCGCCGTTTGCGTTCGTGGCCGGGTCGATCTGGATGATCGCGGCGACGGTGCTCGCCGTGCGGCAGGCGCTCGACTACAAGAGCCTGGCCCGCGCCGTGGTGGTGTGTGTGGTCGCGTGGTTCGTCGCGTTCGGGCTGGTGGCGCTCGGCGCGGTGATGTTCACGCGCCCGGTCAGTTAG
- a CDS encoding cytochrome b N-terminal domain-containing protein, which yields MTEHLFAWLDERLDLSELRAFVAEKSVPKHRHSVWYYMGGITLFLVGVQVATGILLLLYYRPSAGEAYESVKFIVSQVQFGWLIRNVHSWSANLLILMAFVHLFSTFFLRAYRKPRELTWITGVLLLFVMMGFGFSGYLLPWNELAFFATKVGTGIAGAIPFVGDFMVRFLRGGDDVTGATLTRFYGIHVAILPAITTVLLGVHLLFIQRQGMSVPPSVEKREQAGEKIPQEPFFPNYVLHDVMWWYVALAVLAALALFLPWELGTKADAFAPVPAGIRPEWYFLAMFQTLKLIPSHVLGIEGEMLGVLGFSLAALLLLVMPFLDRGAAVGRPSKIITAAAVLTVLYLIIFTIYGYLAA from the coding sequence ATGACCGAGCACCTGTTCGCGTGGCTTGATGAGCGCCTCGACCTGAGCGAGCTGCGCGCCTTCGTGGCCGAGAAGAGCGTGCCGAAGCACCGGCACAGCGTCTGGTACTACATGGGCGGCATCACGCTGTTCCTGGTGGGCGTTCAGGTCGCCACCGGCATCCTGCTGCTCCTCTACTACCGCCCCAGCGCCGGCGAGGCCTACGAAAGCGTCAAGTTCATCGTCAGCCAGGTCCAGTTCGGGTGGCTGATTCGCAACGTCCACAGCTGGTCGGCCAACCTGCTGATCCTCATGGCGTTCGTCCACCTGTTCAGCACGTTCTTCCTGCGCGCCTATCGCAAGCCGCGCGAGCTGACCTGGATCACCGGCGTGCTGCTGCTTTTCGTCATGATGGGCTTCGGCTTCAGCGGCTACCTGCTGCCGTGGAACGAGCTGGCGTTCTTCGCCACCAAGGTGGGCACCGGCATCGCCGGCGCCATTCCGTTCGTCGGCGACTTCATGGTCCGCTTCCTGCGCGGCGGCGACGACGTGACCGGCGCGACGCTGACGCGGTTCTACGGCATCCACGTCGCCATTCTTCCGGCCATCACCACGGTGTTGCTCGGCGTCCACCTGCTCTTCATCCAGCGGCAGGGCATGAGCGTGCCGCCAAGCGTGGAGAAGCGCGAGCAGGCCGGCGAGAAGATTCCGCAGGAGCCGTTCTTCCCAAACTACGTCCTGCACGACGTGATGTGGTGGTACGTGGCGCTGGCGGTGCTGGCCGCGCTGGCGCTGTTTCTGCCGTGGGAACTCGGCACCAAGGCAGATGCGTTTGCGCCGGTGCCCGCGGGCATCCGGCCCGAGTGGTACTTCCTCGCCATGTTCCAGACCTTGAAGCTGATCCCGAGCCATGTGCTCGGGATCGAAGGCGAGATGCTTGGCGTGCTGGGCTTCAGCCTGGCCGCCCTGCTGCTGTTGGTGATGCCGTTTCTCGATCGCGGCGCGGCCGTCGGCCGGCCCAGCAAGATCATCACCGCCGCGGCCGTCCTCACCGTTCTCTACCTGATTATCTTCACCATATATGGCTACCTGGCCGCGTAA